The following proteins come from a genomic window of Botrytis cinerea B05.10 chromosome 14, complete sequence:
- the Bcsec6 gene encoding Bcsec6 has protein sequence MTMDVSSIKLSDLLHHPDDLDKIPALKLEYTRKKSAVDSQLRSGLKEQLEVTQAGMHGITDGQRTVQLIKDEMMKIDKLCAEAQNMIKDFPNINLVSQTHRNFMAVETMRRNLVDFNERLTKVEGLLREDDADEDNMGNLLAIHYELTQLRNIRDDAMEQILRADDAGLQGTLEDYFARLDDTIDWFDEHIGKVAMNLIEVVVQGNSSLVVRLAVVIEAEEKSDRRVMALQEALKDHKEMAARFKSITDGAKSTRGYKEKFLMAIKLKAESDIEGTKQTFLEDPSKLEKGLRWFFNDLNAVKQGMVPLMPKKWKILKTYGNIYHQLMHDFLIDMIDDKETTQANNLAILNWPEKYYTKMNKLGFKKDELKPHVIDGREQEMIRNFEQIIIKYLDEWLDRIFATEKKDFDGRNVDGSNLDQDEYGYFRTKNLVDMWRMLREQIDAASASQRMDIVEGVVDIMIVRLKTRQQTWQEMLDIEAAKYFNATTELEGFQALQDWLVATANDQIACIDDNEDEGRFGYLTSFRQKFEPLVSTTYLERVDVEITSLNDGYVDLSTHCISKFATLIFAVDFKTVMPDFFTAKWYSNTAMKQMIVTFEEYINDYKNVLHQSLLDIFIEELAIELLIQYLGCVRNKGAKFKRMDPFKDKIFNDVSTAFEFFNSNTYLTEDVRNIIVGKWAVTQSFLEILECEKGAVQDVVEGFKREYWDLQLGWVEAVLRARDDFDRSMLKGVKERWGNVMGDLERGGETIMARVK, from the coding sequence ATGACAATGGACGTCTCCTCCATCAAGCTCTCCgatctcctccaccaccccGACGATCTCGACAAAATCCCCGCCCTCAAACTCGAATATACACGTAAGAAATCCGCCGTCGATTCGCAACTGCGTTCTGGTCTCAAAGAACAACTCGAAGTTACTCAGGCTGGCATGCACGGGATTACCGATGGCCAACGAACTGTTCAATTGATCaaggatgagatgatgaagattgataAGCTGTGCGCCGAGGCGCAGAATATGATTAAGGATTTCCCGAATATTAATCTGGTGAGCCAGACGCATAGGAATTTCATGGCGGTAGAAACGATGCGCAGGAATTTGGTGGATTTTAACGAGAGGTTAACGAAGGTGGAGGGGCTTCTGAGAGAGGATGATGCGGATGAGGATAATATGGGGAATTTGCTGGCGATTCATTATGAATTGACGCAGTTGAGGAATATTAGGGATGATGCTATGGAACAGATATTGAGGGCTGACGATGCGGGATTGCAGGGGACGTTGGAGGATTATTTTGCGAGGTTAGATGACACGATTGATTGGTTTGATGAACATATTGGGAAGGTGGCTATGAATCTGATAGAGGTGGTTGTGCAGGGGAATAGCAGTTTGGTAGTGAGGTTGGCGGTGGTTATTGAGGCCGAGGAAAAGAGTGATAGAAGGGTTATGGCACTGCAGGAGGCGTTGAAAGATCATAAGGAGATGGCGGCGAGATTTAAGAGTATCACGGATGGGGCGAAGAGTACGAGAGGGTATAAGGAGAAGTTTTTGATGGCTATTAAACTAAAGGCCGAAAGCGACATTGAAGGAACGAAGCAGACATTCTTGGAGGACCCCTCGAAATTGGAGAAGGGTTTGAGATGGTTCTTCAACGATTTGAATGCGGTCAAACAGGGGATGGTTCCATTGATGCCAAAGAAGTGGAAAATTCTCAAGACGTATGGGAATATTTATCATCAATTGATGCATGATTTTCTCATTGATATGATCGATGACAAAGAGACGACGCAGGCGAATAATTTGGCAATTCTCAACTGGCCAGAAAAGTACTATACGAAGATGAACAAGTTGGGGTTTAAGAAAGATGAATTAAAGCCGCACGTTATAGATGGAAGAGAACAGGAAATGATCAGGAATTTCGAACAAATCATTATCAAGTACTTGGATGAATGGCTTGATCGGATTTTCGcaacagaaaagaaagatttcgaTGGGAGGAATGTGGATGGTTCGAATTTGGATCAGGACGAATATGGATACTTTCGAACGAAAAACTTGGTCGATATGTGGCGTATGTTACGTGAACAAATCGATGCAGCAAGTGCTAGTCAGAGAATGGATATTGTTGAAGGAGTGGTTGATATCATGATCGTGCGGCTCAAGACTCGTCAACAAACATGGCAAGAAATGCTCGATATTGAAGCTGCTAAATACTTCAATGCAACTACTGAACTGGAGGGCTTCCAAGCTTTACAGGATTGGCTTGTTGCTACTGCTAATGATCAAATTGCCTgtattgatgataatgaagatgagggaCGATTCGGATACCTTACGAGCTTTAGACAAAAATTCGAACCGCTCGTTTCAACTACATACCTTGAACGAGTAGATGTCGAGATTACTAGTCTAAACGATGGATATGTCGATCTCAGTACCCACTGCATATCCAAATTCGCAACTTTAATCTTCGCCGTTGATTTCAAAACCGTCATGCCGGATTTCTTCACAGCAAAATGGTACTCAAACACAGCTATGAAGCAAATGATTGTCACATTTGAAGAATACATTAATGATTACAAAAACGTCCTTCATCAATCACTTCTAGATATCTTCATTGAAGAACTCGCCATCGAACTCCTCATCCAATATCTCGGCTGTGTCCGTAACAAGGGCGCAAAATTTAAGAGAATGGATCCATTcaaagataagatcttcaatgATGTTTCAACCGCCTTTGAATTCTTCAATAGTAATACATATCTCACGGAAGATGTACGGAATATCATTGTGGGTAAATGGGCGGTGACGCAAAGTTTCCTCGAGATTCTTGAGTGTGAGAAGGGAGCGGTGCAGGATGTGGTAGAGGGGTTCAAGAGAGAATATTGGGATTTGCAGCTTGGGTGGGTGGAGGCGGTGTTGAGGGCGagagatgattttgataggAGCATGCTTAAGGGGGTTAAGGAGAGGTGGGGAAATGTGatgggagatttggagagaggGGGCGAGACGATCATGGCGAGGGTTAAGTAG